The following proteins come from a genomic window of Flavobacterium crocinum:
- a CDS encoding exopolysaccharide biosynthesis polyprenyl glycosylphosphotransferase has protein sequence MRNRHKFTFIMCCAIADMIAMVVGTMIFLNFAIEESIGWNGLFLNKMIPITMLSWLFSVTYFQLYRVDVLFSLDEFFRNSWRAFFTQRVLWHSYIFIFQDDVLYNFGSKANLFQLSFLLSYFLLSRILFTLVIGKIKGWVFKQYTVAIWGFNKTSIELASHLESNSFFINFLGILNENSSVEYRSNEEFTLALSEAINDASRNDINELYIVSKPDFISDLNYFFELGDKHCMRLKFVPDFSSISKKHFNSSHLNNFHVIKPRFEPLQNAYNRLAKRIFDLTFSILVIVFVLSWLYPLLAFIIKKQSKGPVLYKQMRTGKKNQEFWCYKFRSMYVNMGDETQQAQKGDSRITPIGKFIRRTSLDEMPQFFNVLIGNMSVVGPRPHMIKHTSDYNDHINNFMVRHFVKPGITGLAQVSGLRGETKKVSDMRRRVTTDIEYVQRWSLIKDVKICFLTVIVTLKGDKNAF, from the coding sequence ATGCGAAACAGACATAAATTTACTTTCATAATGTGTTGCGCCATTGCCGATATGATTGCAATGGTAGTAGGAACAATGATTTTTTTGAATTTTGCTATTGAGGAAAGTATTGGCTGGAATGGTTTATTTCTCAATAAGATGATTCCAATTACAATGTTAAGTTGGCTGTTTTCAGTTACTTATTTTCAATTGTACAGAGTAGACGTTCTTTTTAGTCTGGATGAATTTTTCCGCAATAGCTGGAGAGCTTTTTTTACACAAAGAGTTTTATGGCACAGTTACATTTTTATTTTTCAGGATGATGTGCTGTACAACTTTGGAAGTAAAGCAAATTTATTTCAACTAAGTTTTTTATTGTCATATTTTCTGTTATCCAGAATATTATTTACGCTGGTTATTGGAAAAATAAAGGGCTGGGTTTTCAAACAGTACACAGTTGCTATCTGGGGATTCAATAAAACAAGTATCGAGTTGGCTTCTCATTTAGAAAGTAATTCCTTTTTTATCAACTTTCTGGGGATTCTTAACGAGAATTCTTCTGTAGAGTATAGGAGTAATGAGGAATTCACTTTAGCACTGTCAGAAGCAATTAATGATGCGTCAAGAAATGATATCAACGAATTGTACATTGTATCAAAACCGGACTTTATTTCAGACCTGAATTATTTCTTTGAGTTGGGCGATAAACATTGTATGCGTTTGAAATTTGTTCCCGATTTTTCATCCATATCAAAAAAGCATTTTAACTCAAGTCATTTAAATAATTTTCATGTCATTAAGCCTCGTTTTGAGCCATTGCAAAATGCTTATAATAGATTGGCAAAGAGAATTTTTGATCTTACATTCAGCATTTTGGTAATTGTATTTGTCTTGTCCTGGCTTTATCCTTTATTGGCTTTTATAATTAAAAAACAAAGCAAAGGACCAGTATTATACAAACAGATGCGAACAGGAAAAAAGAACCAGGAATTTTGGTGCTACAAGTTTCGAAGCATGTACGTAAATATGGGTGACGAAACACAACAGGCTCAAAAAGGAGACAGTAGAATAACACCAATAGGAAAATTTATCCGCCGTACCAGTTTAGACGAAATGCCTCAGTTCTTTAATGTATTGATCGGAAATATGAGTGTAGTAGGACCGCGCCCACATATGATCAAACATACGTCTGACTATAATGACCACATTAACAATTTTATGGTGCGTCATTTTGTTAAGCCGGGAATTACAGGTCTGGCTCAGGTTTCGGGCCTTAGAGGAGAAACCAAAAAAGTATCAGATATGAGAAGACGCGTTACAACTGATATAGAATACGTACAGCGCTGGAGCCTTATAAAAGATGTCAAAATATGCTTCTTAACGGTTATTGTGACCCTCAAAGGAGATAAAAATGCTTTTTAA
- a CDS encoding polysaccharide biosynthesis tyrosine autokinase: MDLKKEFLKYFQYWPWFLLSLIVFVGAAFIFIKITPPTYETSASIFIDKKQEDQTKIITISTDKKNSEDKLEDEIRLITSNEFLLGVVKKLNLNFTYYEKVFSVKNNNVNEVPFVLIPTISKDSLPVVSYEIKVNQEGFLITEPESEQTYNIKGYDGKEAIEGLPFKIQLSPKAKKNPSFYFEKEYKVNLEPTGVALKNLKGSLVVLSDENAKGVLEMKHVSSSPDRSRKILSEIIDQFDKTIVINKQKVYRNTVSYLNQRIKNFSKEKDSIESVKEKYLQSNDIGVMENYIVEQTADRSQKKESSMLNDKQIALTNFAINDVKQAGPAQALGTDYNLESTTVNQMLVSYNAKLMDSQMILQRAQSNNPAYISLMTQLRAQKQEILNSLQGYLNFLTQTSKANRSEQSIAEAKVKSIPTKDKILGNINSNLTTKEETYVALLQKKEEAVLNGAILESNLKTLNAPETNYSAIFPQPKAFMLGAFLFGLLLPFGITYVRLFLDTKIHNEEDIQKVITDVPILGHIPKISVSDKLDNTATSRSLIAEASRALMSNISYLLPRKKESKGNVILFTSSIQGEGKSFCAFHNAITISNLNKKVLLIGVDLRNPQLHDYFNIKRNVSGLSDFLANKTDNWKEFLQNDNQFSKNLDVLFAGEAPPNPSQLITNSNFEALIEEAKTIYDFIILDTAPVQIVSDTLNFSHLADVTVFVVKYDYTDKSNLVQVSNFIKKEQLKNVGIVINGVNMKNAYGYGYGVSYGYQYQEKKVKKPWYKKGLAVKGA; this comes from the coding sequence ATGGATTTAAAAAAAGAATTTTTAAAGTATTTTCAATATTGGCCTTGGTTTTTGCTAAGCTTAATTGTGTTCGTAGGTGCAGCTTTTATTTTTATCAAAATAACGCCGCCAACTTACGAAACTTCTGCTTCGATCTTTATTGACAAAAAACAAGAAGACCAAACGAAAATCATTACAATCAGCACAGATAAAAAAAACAGTGAAGATAAATTAGAAGATGAAATTCGATTAATAACCTCTAATGAATTTTTATTAGGAGTTGTTAAAAAATTGAATTTGAATTTTACTTACTACGAAAAAGTATTTAGTGTTAAAAACAATAACGTAAATGAAGTTCCTTTTGTTTTAATACCAACTATTTCTAAAGATTCATTACCTGTTGTTTCTTATGAAATTAAAGTCAATCAAGAGGGGTTTCTTATAACAGAACCAGAATCTGAGCAAACTTATAATATCAAAGGATACGACGGAAAAGAAGCAATTGAAGGCTTACCATTTAAAATCCAGCTATCTCCAAAAGCAAAGAAAAATCCATCGTTTTATTTTGAAAAAGAATATAAAGTAAATCTGGAACCGACTGGAGTAGCTTTAAAAAACTTAAAAGGATCTCTTGTTGTTTTGTCTGATGAAAATGCAAAAGGGGTCCTGGAGATGAAGCACGTAAGCTCAAGCCCTGATCGTTCCAGAAAAATATTAAGTGAGATTATTGATCAGTTTGATAAAACTATTGTTATAAATAAACAAAAAGTTTATAGAAATACGGTTTCTTATTTGAATCAGAGAATTAAAAACTTTAGTAAAGAAAAGGATTCAATTGAAAGTGTAAAAGAGAAATATCTTCAGAGTAATGATATCGGAGTAATGGAAAACTACATTGTAGAACAAACTGCCGATAGAAGTCAAAAAAAGGAGAGTTCAATGCTTAATGACAAGCAAATTGCACTGACAAACTTTGCCATTAATGATGTTAAACAAGCTGGTCCGGCTCAAGCTTTGGGTACAGATTATAATTTGGAATCTACAACAGTCAATCAAATGCTTGTAAGCTACAACGCGAAATTGATGGACAGCCAAATGATTTTACAAAGAGCACAAAGTAACAATCCGGCTTACATTAGTTTAATGACCCAGTTAAGAGCTCAAAAACAAGAGATATTAAATAGTCTGCAAGGTTATTTAAACTTTCTGACTCAAACAAGTAAAGCCAATAGATCTGAGCAGAGTATTGCCGAAGCAAAAGTAAAAAGCATCCCTACAAAAGATAAAATACTAGGAAATATCAACAGTAATCTGACTACAAAAGAGGAAACTTATGTCGCATTATTGCAAAAGAAAGAAGAAGCGGTTTTAAACGGTGCAATTCTAGAATCAAACTTAAAAACTTTGAATGCGCCAGAAACCAATTATTCAGCAATTTTTCCACAGCCAAAAGCATTTATGTTAGGAGCATTTTTGTTTGGTTTATTACTTCCTTTCGGAATCACTTATGTTCGTTTGTTTTTAGATACTAAAATACATAACGAAGAAGATATCCAAAAAGTAATTACAGATGTTCCAATTTTGGGTCATATTCCTAAAATAAGTGTAAGTGATAAGTTGGATAATACAGCAACATCTCGATCATTAATTGCAGAAGCATCACGAGCATTAATGTCTAACATATCCTATTTATTGCCTAGAAAGAAAGAAAGCAAAGGAAATGTGATTTTGTTTACATCTTCTATCCAAGGAGAAGGAAAATCATTTTGTGCCTTTCATAATGCCATAACAATTAGCAACCTTAATAAAAAAGTACTGCTTATTGGTGTTGATTTAAGAAACCCGCAATTGCATGATTATTTTAATATAAAACGAAATGTATCTGGACTTTCTGATTTCTTAGCTAACAAAACAGACAACTGGAAAGAATTTTTACAAAACGACAATCAGTTTTCTAAAAATCTGGATGTATTGTTTGCCGGAGAAGCGCCACCAAATCCTTCTCAATTGATAACTAATTCAAATTTTGAAGCCTTAATCGAAGAAGCAAAAACAATCTACGATTTTATCATACTAGATACGGCGCCGGTACAAATTGTATCTGATACATTGAATTTTAGTCATTTGGCAGATGTAACAGTGTTTGTTGTAAAATACGATTATACAGATAAAAGCAATCTGGTTCAGGTAAGTAATTTTATTAAAAAAGAACAGCTTAAAAACGTTGGAATTGTTATAAATGGTGTCAATATGAAAAACGCATATGGCTATGGTTATGGCGTAAGTTATGGTTACCAGTATCAAGAAAAAAAAGTAAAGAAACCTTGGTATAAAAAAGGCCTCGCTGTAAAAGGAGCTTAA
- a CDS encoding polysaccharide biosynthesis/export family protein, with protein MKKIFLSIILLPLLMLESCTTKKQMLYLQDLDKYANSTINYTSPKIQPNDILKVEVGDLNPLVAAPFNISTGNPAAQSSVDMMRLSGYLVNPQGTIMMPILNEVKVGGLTPANVETKIKERLINENYLVNPTVQVRVLNNKFTVLGEVNAPGVKNFSEESISFLDAVGLAGDLTYSAIRTDIKLIREVDGKRLVYHIDLTSASWMSNPNFRIRQGDVIVVTPNKLKANSGGLIKDPLQLIGIVASVAALIIVIAK; from the coding sequence ATGAAGAAAATTTTCCTTTCGATAATTTTATTGCCTTTATTGATGCTGGAATCTTGTACGACCAAAAAACAAATGTTGTATCTACAAGATTTAGATAAGTATGCAAATTCGACGATAAATTATACTTCGCCAAAAATACAGCCTAATGACATCTTAAAAGTTGAAGTTGGCGATCTTAATCCTTTAGTTGCTGCTCCTTTTAATATTTCGACTGGGAATCCTGCTGCACAAAGCTCGGTAGATATGATGCGTCTGTCTGGTTATTTGGTTAATCCGCAGGGAACTATTATGATGCCTATTTTAAATGAAGTAAAAGTTGGAGGTTTAACTCCTGCGAATGTAGAAACTAAAATAAAAGAACGTCTTATCAACGAGAATTACTTGGTAAATCCTACGGTACAAGTTCGAGTTCTTAATAATAAGTTTACCGTTTTGGGAGAGGTTAATGCGCCGGGTGTTAAAAATTTTAGCGAAGAATCAATCAGTTTTCTTGACGCTGTCGGATTGGCGGGAGATTTGACTTACTCAGCAATTCGTACAGATATAAAATTGATTAGAGAAGTTGACGGAAAACGTTTGGTTTATCACATAGATTTAACTAGCGCATCTTGGATGTCTAATCCAAATTTCCGAATTAGACAAGGCGATGTAATTGTAGTAACTCCAAACAAATTAAAAGCTAATAGTGGAGGATTAATTAAAGATCCATTACAGTTAATTGGTATAGTAGCTTCAGTTGCTGCACTGATTATTGTAATTGCGAAATAA